The Bacteroidota bacterium genome contains the following window.
TCTGCGAAAGAATAAGTCTTCCGTGATCTCCGAAATATTTTACCGTATCACCCATCCAGATGCTGCTGTCGATCTTCGTGCATAATTTTATTCTTCCCGGCATAGGGTAAATGAATCCGGCTGAACCGTAATAATTGTTCTGGTAATATGAACGGAAATCATTCTCATTCTTCTTTGTATATAATTTCTCTTCCTCATAATTTTCTTCGAGAATATCGCCCTGCACAGAATTTATTTTTCTTTTTATGATCGTCCCTCCTCTCACGTGAAACTCATACGAAGGAGAATATCGTTCCCCGGCGAAAACAGGAAACTCATATTTATGTTCATCATTGTAATATTCCTTATTGTAATATTCCACACCTGTTATAGAAGAATTACCGTTGAAATAAATGAACTGGTACACATAACCGCCTTCAGCAGTATCCATGATCAATCCGTCTTCATCACTTTTTCCATTCTTGCGGAATTCCCTGCGGCTTTGGAACCGGGGCTCCCGATAGATCGTATCGAAGCGCGTGATCTGTTTTTCAATTTCAGCAGAACGTGTTCCATTTTCATAATAGAAATGATCGAGTGGTTTTCCGAGCGAATCGAACGTGAAAAATAATCCCTGGAGTTTATTATTCACGTAATAACCGAGCGAAGCCATTCTTCCATTGGAAAAATACGTTTGCCACAATCCTGTTTTACAGAACGTATCTTCGCCTGCGCGCAGGTAAAATCCTTTTTCTTTTACTTTCCACTCATATTCCGTCCCGGGATAAAGCGATTCATAAAATTTTATTTCATTGATGGAGCTAAACGGATAATTCCTGTCAATAAGAATTTTCCCGGTGGAATCTGTTCTCGCGTAACGGGAAACATTTCCATCCGCATCAAAAAAATAATCTTCCCGCAAGCGGCAACCGTAAACAGAAACAGGCAAATGATCCCAGCTGGAAACAGAAAATATCTTCCCATTTGCATTGAATAAAGTTCTCCGCGTGTACCAGCCGTAAGTGGTGGAATCGGATGATGGCAATCCATTCGCAAAAAATTTTTTCTGGCTATAGCCGTAAGCGCTTCTTACGATTTCACGTGAAAGCAATCCACCCGGGTAGAAATAATATTCCTGGAAATTACTGTCGCCCGTTTTCAATCGCACATACTTCGCTGTCGAATCAGGATAATAAGAAATGGAATCGTAGTAAACGGAATTATCGGGATAGGAATCGGAATAATTTCCTGTTCTGAAAGAAAAAATAACTGGCAGAAAAAATAAAAGTGGGAAAATATTTTTCATCGGGACAACGGGGAAATATTTTATTAATTTATTTATCGCGGATCACATGAAAAAATCCTTTCATTGGTTTTTCAATGTAAGGCCCGGAAAGCACATAATAGTAAACACCATCGTTCACATTCGGCTTCCAGTCGTTCTGGTAATTATTGCTTTCGTAAATAAGATTTCCCCATCGATTATACACCAAAAGCGATGAGTGCGGACGTTTGTCGAGATTGGTGAACACGAGCACATCATTCACATTATCTCCATTGGGCGTAACTACATTCGGCGCAATAACAGGAGGCAAAGGAATTTCTGTTTGCACAAGATATAACTGCGACAAAGAAGCCGTGCATCCGCTTCCGACAGAAACAGTAAGTGTAACCGTGTACAAACTATCTGTTGCGTAAGTGTGCGCAGGATTCTGCAACGTGGAAGTATTTCCATCGCCAAAATCCCAGAGCCAGCTTGTTGCGCCGGGAGTATTGTCAGTGAATGTTACGGTTACGCCTGCGGGTTGCACAGGCGGTGGCCACATCGTGAAACTGATTGATGGAAAAGAAATAATATCAACGATCACATTTGCAGTAGTAGTTGCCGGCGGAGATCCGTTATCGGTTCCGGTGAGTGTGATCGTGTTGTAACCGGTGTTCACTGCATTCGCAATAAGTGTTGCAGAAATTACCGCAGGATTTCCGCTGGTGTTTGAAGTGATGGTCAATCCTGAAATGCTGCTGGTAATATTCGCAACGGTAATTTGTCCGTTCTCCGGCGAAAGAAAACTTGCATCAATGGCAGTGGTATCGCCAATGCAGAGAATGATCGTGTCGCACACCTCCGCTGAATTTAAAATAGGCGGCAAATTATTTCCGGAACCATTATTACAAACATCAAAATAAAATGTTTGGTTGTCGAGCCAGCTCACACCATCGGGATTTCCGAAGGGGCCATCATAATTTGTTCCCGGAGAATCGAACTGGCCGATCTGTATAAAATCAGTTCCATTCCCGCGATTCACGCCGACAGTTGCAGGCGATCCGCCGAAACCATTATTTCCGGATGAAGCATCGCCCGTTGTCCATTGCATATCGCCATAACAGAAATTCACATTGTTTCCCGAAGGAAGAATAGGATCGCTTCCATTGGTAATGATCAATTGAAAATCATTGTAGAGCGGTTGGTGCGCAGCGTTCTCACTCGGATCGGAATCATAGTAATCCACATTTTGCCAGCGAACGACCATGTAGGTTGATGTGATCTTGTAATAAACAATTCCGCTTGCAGGATTGCGCGTATCCACATCGCCCCAGAACGGAGCGATCATGATGAACGTAGAATCAGGAAAAGAATTCGCCGTGAAAGTTCCGTACGAAAGTCCGAATGAAATATTGCCATTGTTGTTGATGTAACAATTATTCATCGTTTGCCCGTAAAAACAAAAATTAAAAGGAAGCGTGATCTGCGGCGATGAACCGTCATCATTCCTGTAATCGGGTGGAATGATCGTGCTGCTCGCATCAACAAAAGGAACAACACTGAACGAAGCATCGATCGGGATCATACAATTGCACAGCACACTCGACGCCGGAGAAGGCATGATCTTCGGTTTCATCTGCATACTCATTGCGTGGTGATTGATGAAGACCACAGGCCCGTGTGGAAGCTTGCCTTCTTTTTTAAGCAATTCATATTGCGGAGAACCGATGTCGGGAAGAGGAACGAGTGAATCCTGCGCACAGCTAATTCCGGAAATGAAAAAGAAAATAAAAATTAAAGGAAAATAATTTTTTCTTCTCACTCCGTCTCCCGTTTTATTTATCTCGTTCTTCATGGAGAAGGATACACCGAAAAAAATATCAGCGTATCAGGTTAATGTGTCCCACGTAAAGATGATCGACGCCATCGATTCCGGTGAGCGCTATCCTGTAAACATAAACACCGGCTTCCACTTTCATGTCTTTGAAATATCCGTCCCATCCTTTTACAGGATCATGCGTCTGGAAAACCAAATTTCCCCAGCGATCGAACACCATGAAATTATATTGGTTCACATAAGCAGGATCACTGAACACAGGGAAAAACCAGTCGTTCTTCGTATCACCATTCGGCGTAAATGCATTCGGGATCCAGATGAGCAATTCCGGAAGTACGATCACATTCTCGGTGATCGTATCGGGACAAGCGCCGCCTGCACCTGATGCAATGAGTGTAACCTGGTAAGTTCCGGTGTCGGGATAAATGAAAGAAGGATCCTGTTGCGTAGATGTTGCACTTCCTGTTCCGAAATCCCAATACCATTGCAGCGGCGTCGGTGAAGACTGATCGGAAAAATAAACAGTAGGATCTGCCATCGTAACTGTTGCGGGCGTCCACGTGAATGCAGCTTGCGGTCCGGGAATTACATCAATGAAATTGTGAATGGAATCGGTGTAAGAACATCCCTGTGCAGAAGTAACAGTGAGCACAACGCTGTACCATCCGTTTGCATTGTAACAGTAAGAAGGATTTTGCAATGTATCTGTTGCTCCTGTTCCGAAATGCCATTGCCATTGCGCAGGTGTACTTCCCTGCACCGTGCTCGCGTCTGTGAAATTCACACACAGTGGCGCGCAACCTGAAGTTGGTGTTGCAGTGAAATTCACTTGCGGCAAATAATAAACCTGCACATTCTGAATTGCAGTATCGCGGCATCCGTTCGTGTCGGTCACTAAAAGTGTAACCGCATAAACTCCCGGAGAATTGTAAACATAATTTGCAGGATCAACATTCGAAGTATCATTCGTCATTGCAGCAATTCCAAAATCCCAATGAAGCGAACTCATTGGTGCGGTAGTAAATGTTGACGTGTTGGAAAAAGGCATAGGTGTTCCCGGACAAACTCCTTGCGAAGTGAACGAAGCTGTTGGCGCCCTCACTACATTGATCACAATTATTCCTGTTGTAGTTGCTGAAGGAGTTCCATTGTCTGTTCCTGAAACAATAATTGTGTTGATGCCAATGTTGGAAGGAAGCCCTACAAAATCTGCTGAGTAGTCCGCAATATTTCCGGGAGTAGAATTCACATTCGTCAAACCTGTTCCCGATGCAGTTGCACTTGCGATTGTTGTTTGTCCGAGTTCCGGCGAAAGATATTGCGCAGTGATGAGCAACGTATCGTTTTCGCAGAGTTGTATTGTATCACAAACCAGATTGCAACTCATGATCGGTGGAATATTTCCTCCGCTGCTGAGCGAACATACGTTCAGAAAAAATTGTTTGTTGTCGAGCCAATCTACCTGGCTTGGCGGACCGAACGGGCCATTGTAAGTTGTACCCGGTGCATTAAATTGTCCGAATTGAATGTAGTTGATACCATCACCGAGATTTGCGCCCACTGTTGCAGGCGTTCCGCCGAATCCGCCAACACCGGAAGATGCATCACCGGTTGTCCACTGCATGTCGCCATAACTTATTCCTATATTACTTCCAACAGGAAGTATCGGATCTGTTCCGTCGGTGATCACGAGTTGAAAATCATTCACAAGATTCGCATGCTGAAAATAATATCCGACATTATTCCAGCGAACCACTACGTGATGTGCAGCAACGCGGTAATAAACAATTCCACTCGCTGGCGCGCGCGTATCCGCATCCGCCCAGAAAGGCGCGATCATTTCATACGCGTTACTCGGAAAACCGGTAGAGGTGAAACTTCCATAAGGCAATCCGAACGAAACATTTCCATTATTGTTCACATAAAGCCCGGTCCACGTTTGTCCGTAAAAACAAAAGTTAAAAGGAAAATTTATGATCGGCGATGAACCATCGTCATTGCGATAATCCGGAGGAGTGCCGCCGACAAACGGAACAACATTGAAAGTAGAATCAATAGGAATGAGCCCGGTGCAATTGAGCGGAACAATTGTTGGATTTACGATGGGTGAAGCAGCTACTGACTGCGCGCTGTTTCCGTTTCCTACATAGAAATAAGAATGATTGAGTTGCCCGCTTTGTTTGAGCTGATCGTGATTCTGCGGCGTTATCATTTGCGGCTGCAAAATATTCTGCGCAAACGATCCGAACGGAAAGATCACGACAGAAAAAACGAGTATGAACAAACTGCGTTTCAAGTCTCGGAATATTTTTGCAGGAGGGAAAATAAAACGTGTTTGCCGGCACGCAAAATCCTGCAATTGAGCATTATCTAACAAAATAACGAAAAAAACCACGAAGGGGTTTCAGCATTTCCATTCTCGTTTTTAGAGCTTTGATTGTCAGTAATTTATGTTTACCCCCGATTGTTCATTATCCGGTGTTTTCCAATGCTTTTATGCGATCTCTCCTTTTATCTTTGGCACCCGAATTATGAAAACGCTCTCCTGGAAAAAACATTTATTGCAAACACTTTTTCTTGCGTTGCCGGTTTGCCTGAGCAATGTCGGGCACATCGTGGTGGATCTTGCTGATAATTTTTTCATCGGAATGCTCCCGGAAAAAACTACAGGGCAAGCCGCAGTGAGTCTTGCAGCTGCGTTGTACACAGCCATACTCGTACTCGCGATCGGAATTTCTTATGGACTTACACCGATCGTTGCAGAAGCAGATGTGCAGAAAAATAAAACGAAGATCGTCTCGCATTTCCGCCACGCATTTCTGTTGAATATTTTTTCTTCCGTAATACTATTTTTTGTGCTGATGATGTGCGCGCCGCTTTTGCATCATGCCGATAAACCTGCAGCGGTAACAGATCTTGCTGTAAAATATCTTGATGTGATGATGCTCTCGATGATCCCGCTGAGTTTATTTTTCACGTGCAAGCAATTTGCAGAAGGAATGTCGGACACGCGCGCGTCCATGTACATCACGATCCTCGCGAACGTGATGAATATTTTTCTGAACTGGATTCTTGTCTTCGGGAAATTCGGATTTCCCCGTCTTGGTGTAATGGGTGCATGCTGGGCCACTTTCATTTCAAGATGTTTCATGGCCGTAGCGATTGTCTTTTACATTTATTTTATTCCGCGTTACCGGGAATTCCGGGAAGCTTTCCGTTTGAAAAATTTTTCGCTGGAACCGATCAAAGAACAACTGCGAATTGGAATTCCATCGGGGCTGATGTTCGTGATGGAAGTTGCTGCATTCGGAGTTCCCACACTTTTTATTCCGGGAACGGATCAGCTTGCTGCGCATCGTGTGTCGCTGAGTCTTGCGGCAATGACTTACATGATCTCGAGCGGGCTCGGTGCGGCGGCAACCATTCGTGTAGGAAATTTTCTCGGGAGGAAAGATGAAACCGGTTTGCGTCGTGCAGGATTCAGCGCAGTTATTCTCTCGTTCATTTTCATGTTTGTCGCGGCAATTATTTTTATTCTCTTCCGCTACCGGCTTCCGGAAATTTTCAATAACGATCCTGATGTTTTAAAATATGCCGGGCCACTTTTACTTGTTGCTGCGGCCTTCCAGTTGTTCGATGGATCGCAGGTCACTGCACAGGGAGCATTGCGCGGACTGAAAGACACGATCGTTCCCGGTTTTATTGCATTCTTCGCTTACTGGTGTGTGGGATTGCCGATGAGTTATTTTTTCTGCGTGAAAGAAGGGCTCGGTGCGCTGGGAGTATGGTACGGATTTGTATTGGGATTATCGGTTGCGTGCGCTGGATTTATTTCGCGGTTTTATTTTTTGTCTTCGAAAGGGAGATGGATTCAGAGGACAACAGTGAGATAAAGTTCTCTTAAAATTCTTTCGTTCGTGGGACATGGTGGTTATAATTCCATTCTATTCCACAAAACACTCCCCAAAACAAAATGGCCCCTGCTACAGATTTGCTACCTGAACCTGGAATTTGTCCTGGCGGAGGCGGATTAGAAATGGCAATTTCTATGTAATCTTTCGAAAATTTATAATCACAGAATATATCAGCAATGAAATTTAGCCGATCATTCAGTTGCTTGTTGTATTCAAGGCCTAAGCGCAGTGAATTTCCACTTCTGTATTTGACTGGTATTTCTTCGTAGGGCGGAATTGTATTGTTTTTATAATACAGGATGTAGCTGTAATTCCTCGGAATATTGAATAGCAAGCCCGTATTAAGAAATAAATTGTTATCCAGACTATTTAACTTAAATAATTTAATTTTAATTAAAATCGGAATGTTAAAGTAATTCAAACCGGAAATCCTCTTATCAAAAGGGCTTGCTGCATCATATTTAATATTGGAATTACCAGTGTAGAAAAAGATTCCCGTTGAAACTTTGAACGGTTTAAATTTTTCAGATACTTCACCCCCTATGCCATAATTAAATTTATTAAAATCAAGCGGCGGGTACGGATATAAAAAATAAATTTCGGAAGAAAGAACAGGGTTTGTTTTCCCGATATTTTCCTGTGCAATACAAGAACCGCATGAAAAGAGAGCAAGAAAAGCAACAAGTGTTACAATCTTCATCAGTTGTAAATAATTTTGTTTACAAAAGCAGTTTTGTTCTTAACGTCGATAATTTTTAGCTCATAGATTCCTTTTACAAACCCGGCCATATTTATTTCAATTTTATTTTCTGCTATTGGTTTTAATGTACCAAGATCACTTAATAAAACTGTTGATCCATTATTTGCACCATCGTCAGAAGGCACCCATTGACCGGGAACAACCCGTGCAACATTAAAACCAATGTACGCGTCACTGAAAGTATTTGCCACTCCTGGAGCTCCGCCGATTGTAACTTTCGAGAATGAATCCCCAACCTGGAAATCTCCCTGCGGATTTGCAGTTCCTACTCCAACTTTTCCGCTTGTGCTTGTTGTCGCTGCCGGCCCTACAAAAAAACTCGGTACCGTAGAATTGAATCCGATCATCAATGAATTTGAAATTCCGTTCACAAGAATTCCGGAATTGTTGAGTGGCCCGCTGCCGATGACGATTGCGTGATCTGCGTTTGATGCGGTTTGAAGATTTGTTCCAATTGCAACTGATCTTGATCCGTAAGCATTAGAGAACGGTGAACCAACTACCATTCCCTTCACAGCATTGTTGTTAAATATTTTTGAATTCACATAATTCAA
Protein-coding sequences here:
- a CDS encoding MATE family efflux transporter, which produces MKTLSWKKHLLQTLFLALPVCLSNVGHIVVDLADNFFIGMLPEKTTGQAAVSLAAALYTAILVLAIGISYGLTPIVAEADVQKNKTKIVSHFRHAFLLNIFSSVILFFVLMMCAPLLHHADKPAAVTDLAVKYLDVMMLSMIPLSLFFTCKQFAEGMSDTRASMYITILANVMNIFLNWILVFGKFGFPRLGVMGACWATFISRCFMAVAIVFYIYFIPRYREFREAFRLKNFSLEPIKEQLRIGIPSGLMFVMEVAAFGVPTLFIPGTDQLAAHRVSLSLAAMTYMISSGLGAAATIRVGNFLGRKDETGLRRAGFSAVILSFIFMFVAAIIFILFRYRLPEIFNNDPDVLKYAGPLLLVAAAFQLFDGSQVTAQGALRGLKDTIVPGFIAFFAYWCVGLPMSYFFCVKEGLGALGVWYGFVLGLSVACAGFISRFYFLSSKGRWIQRTTVR
- a CDS encoding gliding motility-associated C-terminal domain-containing protein, producing the protein MKRSLFILVFSVVIFPFGSFAQNILQPQMITPQNHDQLKQSGQLNHSYFYVGNGNSAQSVAASPIVNPTIVPLNCTGLIPIDSTFNVVPFVGGTPPDYRNDDGSSPIINFPFNFCFYGQTWTGLYVNNNGNVSFGLPYGSFTSTGFPSNAYEMIAPFWADADTRAPASGIVYYRVAAHHVVVRWNNVGYYFQHANLVNDFQLVITDGTDPILPVGSNIGISYGDMQWTTGDASSGVGGFGGTPATVGANLGDGINYIQFGQFNAPGTTYNGPFGPPSQVDWLDNKQFFLNVCSLSSGGNIPPIMSCNLVCDTIQLCENDTLLITAQYLSPELGQTTIASATASGTGLTNVNSTPGNIADYSADFVGLPSNIGINTIIVSGTDNGTPSATTTGIIVINVVRAPTASFTSQGVCPGTPMPFSNTSTFTTAPMSSLHWDFGIAAMTNDTSNVDPANYVYNSPGVYAVTLLVTDTNGCRDTAIQNVQVYYLPQVNFTATPTSGCAPLCVNFTDASTVQGSTPAQWQWHFGTGATDTLQNPSYCYNANGWYSVVLTVTSAQGCSYTDSIHNFIDVIPGPQAAFTWTPATVTMADPTVYFSDQSSPTPLQWYWDFGTGSATSTQQDPSFIYPDTGTYQVTLIASGAGGACPDTITENVIVLPELLIWIPNAFTPNGDTKNDWFFPVFSDPAYVNQYNFMVFDRWGNLVFQTHDPVKGWDGYFKDMKVEAGVYVYRIALTGIDGVDHLYVGHINLIR
- a CDS encoding gliding motility-associated C-terminal domain-containing protein, whose protein sequence is MKNEINKTGDGVRRKNYFPLIFIFFFISGISCAQDSLVPLPDIGSPQYELLKKEGKLPHGPVVFINHHAMSMQMKPKIMPSPASSVLCNCMIPIDASFSVVPFVDASSTIIPPDYRNDDGSSPQITLPFNFCFYGQTMNNCYINNNGNISFGLSYGTFTANSFPDSTFIMIAPFWGDVDTRNPASGIVYYKITSTYMVVRWQNVDYYDSDPSENAAHQPLYNDFQLIITNGSDPILPSGNNVNFCYGDMQWTTGDASSGNNGFGGSPATVGVNRGNGTDFIQIGQFDSPGTNYDGPFGNPDGVSWLDNQTFYFDVCNNGSGNNLPPILNSAEVCDTIILCIGDTTAIDASFLSPENGQITVANITSSISGLTITSNTSGNPAVISATLIANAVNTGYNTITLTGTDNGSPPATTTANVIVDIISFPSISFTMWPPPVQPAGVTVTFTDNTPGATSWLWDFGDGNTSTLQNPAHTYATDSLYTVTLTVSVGSGCTASLSQLYLVQTEIPLPPVIAPNVVTPNGDNVNDVLVFTNLDKRPHSSLLVYNRWGNLIYESNNYQNDWKPNVNDGVYYYVLSGPYIEKPMKGFFHVIRDK